A single window of Gossypium hirsutum isolate 1008001.06 chromosome A10, Gossypium_hirsutum_v2.1, whole genome shotgun sequence DNA harbors:
- the LOC107896550 gene encoding pentatricopeptide repeat-containing protein At1g79490, mitochondrial has protein sequence MLHTLNRKLFPRNLCFILKLNPNSCTSSSDLNSSRNALTKCSNSFSFFNSSMGINQISPFHTLYKTPNFIGNPRIVRSYCSGEWTEDIEYLDESGSVIYSGKGIRSVEPGLDDHVMVGGLKKPFLNASAVAKIVEVVKRWKWGPELETQLDKLQFTPNMTHITQALKVVKDSDASLSLFRWAKRQSWYAPSDECYDMLFDGLNQSRDFDAIQSLFEELVQESSGNEVSLFSAYNRVIQFLAKAEKLEVSFCCFKKAQDYGCKIDTQTYNDLMMLFLNKSLPYKAFEIYESMQAAGCLLDGSTYELMIPSLAKSGRLDAASKLFQEMKERKFQPGFSIFASLVDSMGKAGRLDTSMKIYMEMLGSGLRPSATMFVSLIDSYTKAGKLDTALRLWEEMKAAGFRPNFGLYTMIIESHAKSGKLDIATSIFKEMEKAGFLPTPSTYSCLLEMHAASGQVDSAMKLYNSMINAGLRPGLSTYTALLTLLANKKLVDVAAKILLEMKSMGYSIDVSASDVLMVYVKDGSIALALRWLSFMGSSGIRTNNFIVRQLFESCMKNGLYDSAKPLLENYVNSAAKVDLILYTSILAYLVRCQEEHNERHLMAILGATKHKAHAFMCGLFTGPEQRKQPVLSFVREFFQGIDYELEEGAARYFVNVLLNYLVLMGQINRARCVWKVAYENKLFPKAIVFDQHIAWSLDVRNLSVGAALIAVVHTLHRFRKRMLYYGVVPRRIKLVTGPTLKIVVAQMLSSVESPFEVSKVVLRATGDSVMEWFKKPIVQQFLLNEIPSRADILMHKLNILFPSSAPEIRSLTPPKPLIAGKGI, from the coding sequence ATGCTTCATACCTTGAATCGTAAACTTTTCCCTAGAAATCTCTGTTTCATTCTCAAACTAAACCCTAACTCTTGCACTAGTTCTTCGGACCTGAATTCTAGCAGAAATGCACTCACTAAGTGCTCCAATAGCTTTagtttcttcaactcttcaatgGGTATCAATCAAATTTCCCCCTTCCATACTCTTTATAAAACCCCCAATTTTATTGGAAACCCTAGAATTGTAAGAAGTTACTGTTCTGGTGAGTGGACTGAGGATATAGAGTACTTAGATGAGTCGGGGAGTGTTATATACTCTGGTAAAGGTATCCGGTCAGTCGAGCCGGGGCTTGACGATCATGTTATGGTGGGTGGGTTAAAGAAACCATTTTTGAATGCCTCTGCAGTTGCTAAGATTGTTGAGGTTGTTAAGAGGTGGAAATGGGGACCAGAATTAGAGACCCAATTGGATAAATTACAGTTTACGCCTAATATGACTCATATTACTCAGGCCTTGAAGGTTGTCAAAGATAGCGATGCATCATTGAGTTTGTTTAGATGGGCTAAGCGACAATCTTGGTATGCCCCGAGTGATGAGTGTTATGACATGTTGTTTGATGGGTTAAATCAAAGTAGAGACTTTGATGCGATTCAATCATTGTTTGAGGAGTTGGTCCAAGAGTCGAGTGGTAACGAGGTTTCATTATTTAGTGCATACAATCGGGTGATTCAGTTTCTGGCTAAAGCTGAGAAATTGGAGGTATCGTTTTGTTGTTTCAAGAAGGCTCAGGATTATGGTTGTAAAATCGACACTCAAACATACAACGACCTTATGatgttatttttgaataaaagtttgCCTTACAAGGCATTTGAGATATATGAGAGCATGCAAGCGGCAGGATGTTTGTTGGATGGGTCTACGTATGAGTTGATGATACCTAGCTTGGCAAAATCAGGCCGGCTTGATGCAGCTTCTAAGCTCTTTCAAGAGATGAAAGAAAGGAAGTTTCAGCCAGGCTTTAGTATCTTTGCATCACTTGTTGATTCAATGGGGAAAGCTGGGAGACTGGACACATCAATGAAAATCTACATGGAAATGCTGGGCTCTGGGCTTCGGCCATCTGCTactatgtttgtttcattgatcGACTCCTACACAAAGGCTGGGAAGCTAGATACTGCACTTCGGCTTTGGGAGGAGATGAAGGCAGCTGGTTTTAGGCCGAATTTTGGCTTATACACGATGATCATTGAGTCCCATGCAAAATCAGGAAAGCTTGATATTGCAACATCAATATTTAAAGAAATGGAGAAAGCTGGGTTTCTGCCCACTCCATCGACGTACTCATGTCTCTTAGAAATGCATGCAGCCTCTGGACAGGTAGATTCTGCGATGAAGCTCTATAACTCAATGATAAATGCAGGTTTACGGCCCGGATTGAGCACGTATACAGCTCTTTTGACCCTCTTGGCTAATAAGAAACTTGTGGATGTCGCAGCAAAAATCTTACTTGAAATGAAGTCCATGGGATATTCTATTGATGTTAGTGCTAGTGATGTTCTAATGGTTTATGTTAAAGATGGTTCCATTGCGCTCGCCTTGAGGTGGTTAAGTTTCATGGGTTCATCGGGGATTAGAACAAATAATTTCATAGTTAGGCAGTTGTTTGAATCATGCATGAAGAATGGTTTATATGACTCAGCAAAGCCTCTCCTTGAAAACTATGTGAACTCTGCTGCGAAGGTGGATCTGATTCTTTACACATCAATTCTTGCCTATTTGGTACGATGCCAGGAAGAACACAATGAGAGACATTTGATGGCAATCCTTGGTGCAACAAAACACAAAGCTCATGCCTTTATGTGTGGACTCTTTACTGGCCCAGAACAGAGAAAACAGCCAGTTTTATCGTTTGTGAGGGAGTTTTTTCAAGGTATTGATTACGAGTTGGAAGAAGGGGCTGCGAGGTACTTTGTCAATGTTCTCCTAAACTATCTTGTTCTGATGGGGCAGATAAACAGAGCTCGCTGTGTTTGGAAGGTTGCCTACGAGAATAAGCTTTTCCCGAAGGCAATAGTTTTCGATCAGCATATTGCTTGGTCACTTGACGTTAGAAATTTGTCGGTGGGAGCTGCTCTTATAGCTGTTGTGCACACCCTCCATAGATTTAGGAAAAGAATGTTGTATTATGGAGTGGTCCCGAGGCGTATCAAATTGGTTACAGGACCCACTCTGAAGATCGTGGTTGCACAGATGCTGAGCTCTGTAGAATCCCCATTTGAAGTTAGTAAGGTGGTTTTAAGGGCCACCGGAGACTCTGTTATGGAGTGGTTCAAAAAACCAATCGTTCAACAGTTTCTTTTGAATGAGATTCCATCAAGAGCTGACATCCTCATGCACAAGCTGAATATACTGTTTCCCAGTTCTGCACCTGAAATTAGGTCATTGACCCCACCTAAGCCACTCATTGCAGGGAAGGGAATTTAA